The following is a genomic window from Synechococcus sp. JA-2-3B'a(2-13).
CCCAGGGGTCGAGCGCAAGAGTGCTTAACAGGCGATTACACCATTAATGTGTTCCAAAATACAAGCTTCTGGAAGATCTGCAGCAAACCTGGATTTGGGTTCTGGCCTTCATTCGCAGCCGAGTCACAGGGAATTAACAACTCCCTAAGGTTCCCTAAAAAAGTATTGCAAAGGGCTATCTTTTCGGGAATAGCTTTTATTCATCAAGTAACGTTGATCTATCTGCTAAAGGAGCTTGAACTCCCAGTCTCTCGTCGGTCGGGCAAGAGCTTGAGGTTTTCAACTCCGTTGGTCATCGTGCATCTGACATTCTCCATCCAGCAGCAGGGATGTGGATGGGGGTCTCTTACAACCTTTCCCCAGGCTCCTCTTGAGGATCCCTGTGACTCCTCAATTTCTGAGCAAGAGGCTCATCCCTTCTGGAGTCACTTTGAAAAATCAGATGGAAAAAGGAGAGATAGATGTTTACCCAATCTGCGTCTGATACCCTGGGGTTGGCACAACTGGATTTGGCGCAAATTCCGCGGCAGATCACCTGCGATGGCAGTGACTTGGATTGGAGCCAGGCCCTGGCCATCGAAGGGATCCAACCTGAAGAAGAAGCTTTACAGGCTTGGATGGCTTTCCGTGACCTGCGGGTGAACCAAGAGGCGGGCAACATTTTACGCTGGCAAGGGCGTCCGTTGCGGGCCAGCCGTATCCGCTTTTTCCCCAGGAATGTGGCTTGGCGCTATGGCTTCTCATTTTCCACCAGCATTCGCTCGCCCCTTGGCAAAGGGATCCCGACCCCTGAGGAGTGGCGCTACCCGGGCCTCTGCCGCTACGGGATTGTGCTGTTTCAACCCAACGCCCAACTGGTGGCCCATCAGGTTTTCGAGTCCTCGCCAGAGCAGCCCCAAGAGGTGGATCTGGATCCCAACCTGGATATTGCCTTCAACATCAATGACGCCAAGGGCAGCTACGGCGACAATAGCGGCAGCTTCGATATTTACCTGCAGGTGGTGAGCTAGACTCACCCAACCCCAGGAGGGATCCCGGCTGATCGCGATAGCGGGACGGAGTCTTTGCAGGGCGGGTCAGGGGGCAGTTGCCGGGTGGGATCCCATCCCCTACAATGAGTGAACTGGTGGCTGGATCCCAGCTTGCCATTGCCCTTCCTGGCCCTGGAGAGGTGGCTGAGTGGTCGAAAGCGGCTTCCTGCTAAGAAGTTACGGGGCCCAAAAGCTCCGTCGAGGGTTCGAATCCCTCCCTCTCCGTCCATATTTGCTGACCAAGGTTGTTGACGTCCTCTGCGCGCCGTTAGCTTACTTCCCCATAGCGGTAGGGCGGGGCTTTTCTCAGTAGCTCGGGCGTCTCAGACTAACCTGAAACGACCATAGAGGCCAACTCCGCTACCAGTCATGGGTCGTGGAAGCAGGAAGAAATCAGAGACGTCACCTCCTATTGGGGTTTCGTAAGTTTTTCAGAGGGGTGTAGTCCTCAATCCAAATAGGCGCTCAACTCCTGCTCCAATGTAGGCAGTTGCACCTCTCCCTGCTCCAGCTCTTCCAAATCTTCCAGTTGCTTGCGCAAACGGGCGATCCGCTCTTGCAGGCACTCTTTGATGCCTTTGGCCCCCAAACCGAGGCAGCTGCGGCAGACTTCCCCGTAGATTTGCCCGCGGTCGTTATAGACCACCGCCAGCAACACTTGGTGCCCTTTTTTCTGGATGGGGTTGGCCCATCCCCCACAGATAATGCAGGGCACTCGGCCATTGCCCCCGTAAATGCTGCGTTCCCAGACGATTCTCACGCTCAGCCTCAATGCAACTTGTTGCCCACCAGCATAAAAACCCAGGGGGATCCCTTGCCACCCCAAGATGCCGCGTTCCTTCCCTTCCCATTGCGGTGAAACGGTTTGCTGGTTAAATGCCTGCCCCCCTCTCCCCCTGGGAGAGGGGCTTGGGGGTGGAGGCCAAAAAGGGATCCCGGCGGCTAGGTGCTGGGCCGGGCAGATTGAGAGCGGTCGATGGTGCGATAGGTGAGGCTGGCAGCCACCTCTAGAGCTTTGGCGGCGTCGCGGAAATAAAACCCCAACTCCTCATCCTTCTCCGTGCGGTTGGGCTTATTGAACTTGGCCTTGAACTGCACGTTGCAATACATGGCCAACCCCACCAGAACCTCTGACAGTCCGTGCTGGTTGATCAGCCGCTCCACGTCCGTAAGCAGGCTTTTGATCAAGGCATCGGCTACTGGTTCTGGCAAACTGTCCAGGTCGTGCATGGGGGCTCCTCAACCAACGAGAGCAAACAAGCCAACGGGTCTGGAAAATCGAGATGGATCTGGGATCCCGAAGGCAACCTCTCCTGATTTTCCTGCATCTTTTCCAGAATGCCCAATCCCCTTGCCAACGCTACCACCACTGCCGCAGCCAGCCCCACAGGCCCGGATAACGAATGGAGCGCTCCCGGGCCGCTTGCTCCAGATGATGGGCGTGGTCTTGGCTGCCGGGATCCCGCAGACGATTCAGGCGCATCAAATAGGCATAGCGGTGGATCTGTTCTCGCAACTGAACTGGGGGAAGGGCAAAGCACTCTGGGCAAATAGGGCCGAGATTCAGACCCCTATCGTTGAAAAGGCAACGAACTCGCTTCCCGCCCGCAAAACGCTTTCCGCAGGCGGCACAGTAGCAAGCTGAGGGCTGGTTGGCAAGGCGCTGCCAGCGAATTCGCATGGTCTTCCCGACAAAAAGGCAAGCAACGTGCAGGCAATTCGCTGCAGCCATAATAGGCTAGAAGCTGGTGAGCAGAACCCAGGATGGGGGGGCCTGGAGTATCGAAAACCATGCCGCAACTCTACGACTGTGTCATCGTCGGCGCCGGCCCTGCTGGAGGATCTGCCGCCTACCATCTGGCCAAGCGGGGACGCTCGGTGCTGGTTCTGGAAAAGGATCCCTTGCCCCGCTACAAACCCTGTGGGGGCGGCGTTTCTCCTATGGTGGCGGCTTGGTTTGACTTCGACTTTGGCCCCGCCATTTCCCTCAAGATCCGGCAAATCCGCTACACCTGGCGCGGCGGCGATCCGGTGGTGGTCGATTTGGATTTGAAAGAGCCCGTTTGGATGGTGCGGCGGGATGTTTTCGACCACTACCTGATTCAGCAAGCGCAAAAGCAAGGGGCAGCGCTCCAGGCAGAATGCCCTGTCTCCGGCCTTGAGTGGCAAAGCGACCGCTGGCAAGTGATGACAACCGCCGGCCCGGTCTGGGGTCGGTACGTGATCGGGGCCGATGGGGCAAAAGGCTCAATGGCCAAGTGGCTGGGCTTTCAGGAACGCCGCCGTCGCTTGGCTGCCGCCTTGGAAGCAGAAGTGCCTCTCCTGCAGCCGCAAACTGCAGCCGCCCATTTTGACTTCGGCGCCGTCAGCAATGGCTACATTTGGAACTTCCCCAAGGCTGATGGCTACTCGATTGGAGCCGGCACCTTTCGGGGTGGAGAAAAACAAAACCTGCGGGAAATTGCCGCCCAATATGCCCAAAGCTTTGGCGTAGACTTGAAGTCGGTCAAGCCGTTTGGCCATCCCATCTGCCTCTGGGACGAAGATCAACCGCTTCACACCCAAAATGCCCTCTTGGTGGGAGATGCCGCCTGCGTTATCGATCCGTTTACCGCTGAAGGGATCCGCCCTTCCCTTCTCACCGGCATGTTGGCGGCCCAGGCCATCGATCAAGCTCTAGGCGGGGATACAGAAGCTCTGGCGAACTACTCTGCCCGCGTGCAGCAGGAATGGGGCTCAGAAATGCGCTGGGCTAAGCGGATTGCGGCGTTGTTCTATCGCTTTCCGGGCGTGGGCTACAGGGTGGGCGTCAAACGACCGGGAGCCACTCGGCGCATGGGCCAGATCTTGGCCGGTGAACTGCGCTACAGCGATGTGGCCAGCTCGGCCATTCGCAAGTTAAGCGGTGGTCTGCTCGCCTAAGCCCGGCACCGACAGACGCGGGCGAGATCCAGGATCGTCGAAGCGCTTGCCGATCACCAGGCAGTTGCGACCATCCGCTTGGCGGCTGTAGCTGAGGTGAGTAGAGAGAGCTTTCATCAGCAAAATACCCCGTCCCCCCTCGGACTCAAGATTGGCGTTGGGCGATGTGGGATCCGACAAGTTCCGAGCAAATTCCTCCAGATCAAACTCCTGCCCCTGATCCCAGATGCGCAACTCCAGCCCTTGCGGCATCAGCAGCAGCTCAATGTCGATGGGCGTACTTTCCGGCAGAGCGCGGTGGGCGTGGCGAACGGCGTTGGTAAACCCCTCTACCAAAGCCAACTGACATTCCGCCCAAATGGGATCCGGGATGCCCGCATTTCGGAAAGACTCAAACCAGGTCAAAACCTGGTCAAGCGCGTCCAGGGTTGTGTCAACCCTCAGCGCAAACGTTTGCCTCTTGTCCAGAGGGATCCCTGCCGCGTTCAAAACCGAACCCCAACGATGAGGATTGAACTCAAGCCCATCAATCCTGGCCGGATTGACCCTACCAGATTCTAGACCAGAGCCCTGCTAGAACGTGTCATCCCCCACTTTGGGGGGTGCAGCTAGGGAGCGATGACCAAATCCACACGGCGGTTCCGCTGCCGTCCGGCTTCTGTGTCGTTATCGGCAACGGGCAAGGTGGGACCAAAGCCAGAGGTTGTCCAACTGATGGGATGGCCTTCCGGCAGCAGCTTCGTCAAATAGTCCTTAACCGCATTGGCGCGGCGCAGAGAAAGGGCCAAGTTGTAGTTTAAGGGCCCGATGTTATCGGTGTGGCCATTCACTTGAACGCGGGCGCCGGGCATAGCTTCCAAGGACTTGGCCACCTGGGCCAACAGCGAGGCTGCTTCAGGTCGAATCTCGGCTTTGTCAAAATCGAACAGCAAATCGCCCGGCAGGCTGATGGTTTGGGTTCCCACCTGAAAAGAGGTCAGCGTTTTGGTCGGGGCTGGGGTGCTTTCTTCTCCTGGGACGATCTCGGCAGCAGTGGAAGATTCCCTGACAGGCTCAGGGGCTGTTTGAGAACGCAGCCGTTGCAGCCGCGACTCCAATTCCTCAATTCTGATCAAGAGCTGGATCACCTGCTGGCGGATCTCCCGAATCTCTGCCTCCAGATCCGTGGGGCTCTCATGATTTTCCTCTGGATCTGCATCTGCTGTTGGGCTGGCCACCGGAGGATTGGCCTGGGGCGGAGCCAAGGTGGGCAGGATCGGTGGTGTGGGAGAAGCGGGTTGAGTGGGAGAGATGTTGGTCTCCGGCTGGGGCTGAGGTTGGGCCTGCTGGGGAAGCACCATCCCGACCCAGATTCCGCTGCTGACCAAGAGGATCCCGCTTAGGGAATGGAGAGCGACTGTTAGGAGCTGGGACGAACGAGCCATTGCAGGCAAACCTCCGGCTGGATGGGCGCAGGCAAGGAGCAGGAACTCCTCTCAACTCAACCCTCAAGACCCATCCTAACCGGCGACCCGATCTCGCCAAGGGGATTCTCGGTCGGTCCAACTGCCACTTCCCGCCATCTGCTGTGGGAGGCTAATCAAAACTGATGCGACCTCGATAACGCCCTATGAGGGTTAGGCCGTTGATGGGATCCGCCAAATCCGCCACAAAAGGGGGAAAGCGGGGATTGTCGCTGATCACCTTCACCTGGGACCCAGGCAGGCGCTGCAGCCGTTTGACCAACAGATCCCCATCCATCTGAAAGACGTAAATGCCTTCACAGCCCAGGTCTCCACCCTCTTGCCGCTCCACAAAGATCCAGTCGCCATCCTCCAACGTGGGAGACATGCTATCCCCCTGCACCCGAATCAGGCTCAGCTCGGCAGGATTTCCCTTCAAGTGCGTCCGCAGCCAGTTTCGCTCAAAAGCAATCACCGATTCGATCGATTCTTCGCGCACCAACGCCCCCGCTCCGGCAGAGGCGGCCACATCGACAAAAGGCACATACACATACTCTGCTTTCGCGTCGGGATGCAACTGCGGGGATCCCTCCCCTGTAATCAGCCAATTGAGGTTGACCTGGCCCACTTGGGCAATTTTCACGGCCTTGTCAATGCTGGGCACGGATCCCTTCAGGTAGCTGCGCAAGGCCGTATCGCTAATTCCGGCCCGTCGCCCAAACGCATAGACGGCTTCATCGCCAATCACCCATCGCAAGCGGTCTGCAAAAGAAGAGCCAGAGGAGATGGACATCGGCTTAACGCTACATATTGTGTATAAGTAGATTTTTGCCACTATATCTTGACAAGTCAACAACCGGTGCAGCCATTTGGGGACAATCTTCAACCTGAGCTGACCAAGCGGCAGAAGGGAAATCTCACTTATTGTTAGCAGGCTGGCTGGGGAATCCTACTGGCGCTACCGTGGTTTTGGGTTGTGTTCACAGCGGGTCAGCAGCGGGCCGGCACAGCTTACTCTACCCAAAAAGGTGCACGTGGGATCTTCACCAAGTGCTGGGGTAAGCTACCCTGTCTGTTGAACTTATTCCGGCAGTCTGTCTGGGTGAAAGATGGTAAACTACCCGACTCAGACCGCTAAAGCGATACGGAGCGGGCTTTCAGTAGCCCTGCAGTTAGTAAACTAACCACGGACCTCTGGGCTGGTTTACGACAACCCCAATCGACCGTTACCAGTGCCCTAAAAAGCCGTTTCTGGTGTCCGCATTATTATTATAACATAAAACAAATAAAGTCACGCATTCCTCCCAACACTGACTTTATGAGTACAGTGCGGGGCTCCTGCGATTTCTAGCTGAGATATCGGCATTAGCGGCCCAAAAGGTTCGGTTCCCAGATTGCCTCTGGGTCTACTTCAAGCTGTTCTGCCTCAATCCCTATGGTTTCCTCTGACCTCAAGCGCTGGCTGGATAACTTCCTGATTGCCGTTGTCTTTCTGGTGTTCGCCGGGTTTGTCTGGTTTGTCTTTTCCGTAACCGGGGCTTTTCTTGGGATCCCACTGGGCTACAAACTTTGGATGCGGCTCTGGCTGCCTTTGTTTCAGCCGGCTTTGGGGATCCTGATGGCCGGGGCGGTGGTGAGCGGAGTGTGGGGCTGGCTGGAAAAACGCCGCTCCCAACAATCATGATCATCAACAGAACTGAAGATCCCGTGGCGCAGGGGAGCCCCAGACTGGCTCTATACTGGAAACGTATCTAAATGTTGAGCACCTGAGGCAGTCTGGCGTCGTGTTTGTTCTGTCCGGCTACGAGTATTTGCTGGTTTTTCTAATCGTCTGCTCTCTGCTGCCGATTTTGGCTCTGGGGGCTTCCGCACTCTTAGCGCCAAAGCGGCGGGGATCCCTGCGGCGCAGCACTTACGAGTCGGGCATGGAGCCGTTTGGGCAAGCCTGGATCCAGTTCAACATTCGCTACTACATGTTCGCACTGGTCTTCGTCATTTTCGACGTAGAGACGGTGTTCCTCTATCCCTGGGCAGTGGCGTTTCACCGCTTGGGGCTGTTGGCCTTTGTGGAGGCCCTGATTTTCATCGCCATCCTTGTGGTGGGTCTTGTGTACGCCTGGAGAAAAGGAGCATTGGAATGGTCATGACGTCTGAGAAATCGCAAGTCTTGTTTCCGGGGGCTGCCCCCCAGGTGACTACCGACCTCTCCAACAACGTCGTTCTGACGACGGTGAACGACCTGTACAACTGGGCCAAGATGTCCAGCCTCTGGCCGCTGCTCTACGGCACTGCCTGTTGCTTCATCGAGTTTGCTGCCATGCTGGGATCCCGCTTCGACTTCGACCGCTTTGGCCTGTTGCCTCGTTCTTCGCCACGCACCGCTGATTTGATCATCACGGCGGGCACGGTCACCATGAAGATGGCTCCGGCGTTGGTCAAGCTTTACCAGCAAATGGCTGAGCCGAAGTACGTGATTGCCATGGGGGCCTGCACCATCAGCGGTGGCATGTTCAGCTCCGATTCCTACACGGCAGTGCGGGGGGTGGACAAGCTGATCCCGGTGGATGTGTACATTCCCGGCTGCCCCCCTCGTCCAGAGGCGATCATGGATGCCATTGTCAAGCTGCGCAAGAAGATCGCCGCCGAGGACATGCGGGAACGAGGCCGTCTGCAGCAAACCCACCGCTACTACACGGTTAAGCACAACCTCAAGCCTGTGCCGGAGATCATCACCGGCAAGTATCTGGAGAGCGAGACCCGCCAAGCTCCCCCGCCAGAACTGGCTGCGGCCATTGGCTTGCCAGTGCCCCCGGCTTTGCAAACTGCCGACTTTAAGCAGGCGGAACAGCAGCTCAAAGCCTTGCAGGGAGGAGTGTGAGATGGCAGAGGAAAATGCCCAGGAAAAACAAGCGCCGCCATCCGCAGGCGAGCAGTCGGAACCCTTGGTGACGTTGGAGCGGGGCCCGGTTTCCCAGTTTCTGGCCGACAACGGCTTCGAGCACCAGTATTTGGGGAGAGACGCAGCGGGGGTAGAGCTGTTGGAGGTGGAGCGGGACTTTCTCCTACCCTTGTGTACCGCCCTCTATGCCTACGGCTTTAACTACCTGGAGTGTCAGTGCGGATATGACCTGGGGGCAGGGCAGCCACTGGTCAGCCTTTACCACCTGATCAAGCTGTCAGACGGGGCGGATCGCCCTCAGGAGGTGCGGCTCCAGGTGAAGTTGCCTCGCCAGGATCCACGCCTACCTTCCGTATACTGGATTTGGAAGTCGGCGGATTGGCAGGAACGGGAAACCTACGACATGTACGGCATTGTTTTCGAGGGACACCCGAACCTGAAGCGGATTTTAATGCCGGAAGACTGGATAGGTTGGCCCCTGCGCAAGGACTACATCACGCCTGATTTCTATGAGCTGCAGGATGCCTACTGATTGGGGATCCCTGACCTGGTGAGCAGCGTTGAACAGGATGGGTTGAGATGTGGCCTTTTTTGCTCTTGGCAATCTACGCAGGAGGAGTTTGGTACTCGGCCCGCAAGGCGGATCGCATCTATTCGGGCTCCGGGAAGTGGCTGGTATCGGCCCTCTGGCCGGTGCTGCTGCTCTCAAACCGTCAGTTTCGCCAAAATTGGCGTCGTCCCCTGAACAAGTAAGTTTGAGTTGAGTAAGTCTGGATCCCTGGAATCCTCACCTGTGATCGCTCCTGAGCAACACCTACGCGACCCGAGTCTTTCTCTATCGACACCTCAGGCCACGCAGAAGTTGCGGGAGTTGATTGTCAGCCGCATTCGCGCTCAGGGACCGGTGACCTTTGCCCAGTTTATGGAGTGGGCTCTCTACGAGCCAGGGTTGGGCTATTACGAGCAGGGATCCCCGATTGGCCCCGACTACCTCACCTCTCCCCACCTGGCGGCGGACTTTGCCCAACTGTTGGCGGAGCAGATCCTTCAGTTCTGGCACATTTTGGGATCCCCCCCTGACTTCAAGGTGATCGAGATGGGGGCGGGCAGCGGTCGCCTGGCCCAGGATTGGCTGACCTACGTGCGCTCTGCAAGGCCTGCGGCCCGCTTACGCGAACAGCCCTCTTTTTGGCAGGCGCTGGACTATGGGATCCTGGAGCGTTCTGCCCACCTGCGGCGGCTCCAACAGGAGCGATTGGCTCCTTTTGGGGAGAAGGTGCGCTGGTTGGATTGGGACGGGATCCCGGATGAGTCGGTCACAGGCTGTTTCTTCTCCAATGAGCTGGTGGATGCTTTTCCGGTGCATCGGGTGCAGGTACAGGATGGGGCTTTGCGGGAAATCTATGTCGATTGCAGCGAGGCTGCAGA
Proteins encoded in this region:
- a CDS encoding geranylgeranyl reductase family protein; protein product: MPQLYDCVIVGAGPAGGSAAYHLAKRGRSVLVLEKDPLPRYKPCGGGVSPMVAAWFDFDFGPAISLKIRQIRYTWRGGDPVVVDLDLKEPVWMVRRDVFDHYLIQQAQKQGAALQAECPVSGLEWQSDRWQVMTTAGPVWGRYVIGADGAKGSMAKWLGFQERRRRLAAALEAEVPLLQPQTAAAHFDFGAVSNGYIWNFPKADGYSIGAGTFRGGEKQNLREIAAQYAQSFGVDLKSVKPFGHPICLWDEDQPLHTQNALLVGDAACVIDPFTAEGIRPSLLTGMLAAQAIDQALGGDTEALANYSARVQQEWGSEMRWAKRIAALFYRFPGVGYRVGVKRPGATRRMGQILAGELRYSDVASSAIRKLSGGLLA
- a CDS encoding ATP-binding protein, with the protein product MNAAGIPLDKRQTFALRVDTTLDALDQVLTWFESFRNAGIPDPIWAECQLALVEGFTNAVRHAHRALPESTPIDIELLLMPQGLELRIWDQGQEFDLEEFARNLSDPTSPNANLESEGGRGILLMKALSTHLSYSRQADGRNCLVIGKRFDDPGSRPRLSVPGLGEQTTA
- a CDS encoding OmpA family protein yields the protein MARSSQLLTVALHSLSGILLVSSGIWVGMVLPQQAQPQPQPETNISPTQPASPTPPILPTLAPPQANPPVASPTADADPEENHESPTDLEAEIREIRQQVIQLLIRIEELESRLQRLRSQTAPEPVRESSTAAEIVPGEESTPAPTKTLTSFQVGTQTISLPGDLLFDFDKAEIRPEAASLLAQVAKSLEAMPGARVQVNGHTDNIGPLNYNLALSLRRANAVKDYLTKLLPEGHPISWTTSGFGPTLPVADNDTEAGRQRNRRVDLVIAP
- a CDS encoding XRE family transcriptional regulator, with the translated sequence MSISSGSSFADRLRWVIGDEAVYAFGRRAGISDTALRSYLKGSVPSIDKAVKIAQVGQVNLNWLITGEGSPQLHPDAKAEYVYVPFVDVAASAGAGALVREESIESVIAFERNWLRTHLKGNPAELSLIRVQGDSMSPTLEDGDWIFVERQEGGDLGCEGIYVFQMDGDLLVKRLQRLPGSQVKVISDNPRFPPFVADLADPINGLTLIGRYRGRISFD
- the ndhC gene encoding photosynthetic/respiratory NAD(P)H-quinone oxidoreductase subunit C; translation: MFVLSGYEYLLVFLIVCSLLPILALGASALLAPKRRGSLRRSTYESGMEPFGQAWIQFNIRYYMFALVFVIFDVETVFLYPWAVAFHRLGLLAFVEALIFIAILVVGLVYAWRKGALEWS
- a CDS encoding NADH dehydrogenase subunit K, translating into MVMTSEKSQVLFPGAAPQVTTDLSNNVVLTTVNDLYNWAKMSSLWPLLYGTACCFIEFAAMLGSRFDFDRFGLLPRSSPRTADLIITAGTVTMKMAPALVKLYQQMAEPKYVIAMGACTISGGMFSSDSYTAVRGVDKLIPVDVYIPGCPPRPEAIMDAIVKLRKKIAAEDMRERGRLQQTHRYYTVKHNLKPVPEIITGKYLESETRQAPPPELAAAIGLPVPPALQTADFKQAEQQLKALQGGV
- a CDS encoding NAD(P)H-quinone oxidoreductase subunit J translates to MAEENAQEKQAPPSAGEQSEPLVTLERGPVSQFLADNGFEHQYLGRDAAGVELLEVERDFLLPLCTALYAYGFNYLECQCGYDLGAGQPLVSLYHLIKLSDGADRPQEVRLQVKLPRQDPRLPSVYWIWKSADWQERETYDMYGIVFEGHPNLKRILMPEDWIGWPLRKDYITPDFYELQDAY
- a CDS encoding class I SAM-dependent methyltransferase produces the protein MSKSGSLESSPVIAPEQHLRDPSLSLSTPQATQKLRELIVSRIRAQGPVTFAQFMEWALYEPGLGYYEQGSPIGPDYLTSPHLAADFAQLLAEQILQFWHILGSPPDFKVIEMGAGSGRLAQDWLTYVRSARPAARLREQPSFWQALDYGILERSAHLRRLQQERLAPFGEKVRWLDWDGIPDESVTGCFFSNELVDAFPVHRVQVQDGALREIYVDCSEAAEADFREVLGDLSTPELREYFARLGIPVETYPSGYQTEVNLKALEWLQLLARKLRRGYVLTIDYGHTAQRYYSPHRAQGTLLAYRQHGSYTDPYVRVGSQDLTAHVDFTTLEQVGESLGLRCLGFTRQSSFLVNLGLTERLAALSQMGNPVDGEAVDVGQVLRRRSALHALLDPMGLGGFGVLVQAKGLTPSEYAHPLRGFGEPEL